A single Stigmatella aurantiaca DNA region contains:
- the metF gene encoding methylenetetrahydrofolate reductase [NAD(P)H], with translation MKIRNRLNPSNPCFSFEFFPPKTDEGTENLLKTVEELAPLEPGFVSVTYGAGGSTRDKTLGLVTRIKQTTGIEAMAHLTCVGHTREELRDVLQQLETAKLDNVLVLRGDPPRGQTAFEPTPGGFRYASELVEFIREEDFNFCVGGACYPEGHVETESRDDDLQHLKAKVDAGLDFIITQLFFDNAFYFDFVERARRAGINVPIVPGIMPITNVEQVQRFTRMCGATVPMRLGLQLDRVKDQPDAVVQLGVAHATVQCMELLSRGVPGIHFYTLNKSPATRMILGALRSRS, from the coding sequence ATGAAGATCCGCAATCGTTTGAATCCATCCAACCCCTGCTTCTCGTTCGAATTCTTTCCCCCGAAGACCGATGAGGGGACCGAGAACCTCCTGAAGACGGTGGAGGAGCTGGCGCCGCTGGAGCCCGGCTTCGTCTCGGTCACGTATGGGGCGGGCGGCAGCACGCGCGACAAGACCCTGGGGCTGGTGACGCGCATCAAACAGACCACCGGCATCGAGGCGATGGCGCACCTGACGTGCGTGGGCCACACCCGCGAGGAGCTGAGGGACGTGCTCCAGCAGTTGGAGACCGCCAAGCTGGACAACGTGCTGGTGCTGCGGGGCGACCCGCCCCGGGGCCAGACGGCGTTCGAGCCCACGCCGGGCGGCTTCCGCTACGCCTCGGAGCTGGTGGAGTTCATCCGGGAGGAGGACTTCAACTTCTGCGTCGGCGGGGCGTGTTACCCGGAGGGCCACGTGGAGACGGAGTCCCGCGACGATGACCTCCAGCACCTGAAGGCCAAGGTGGACGCGGGGCTGGACTTCATCATCACCCAGCTGTTCTTCGACAACGCCTTCTACTTCGACTTCGTGGAGCGCGCCCGGCGCGCGGGAATCAACGTCCCCATCGTCCCAGGCATCATGCCCATCACCAACGTCGAGCAGGTGCAGCGCTTCACCCGCATGTGCGGCGCCACGGTGCCCATGCGGCTGGGGCTGCAGCTCGATCGCGTGAAGGATCAACCCGACGCCGTGGTACAGCTCGGGGTGGCGCACGCCACGGTGCAGTGCATGGAGCTGCTCTCGCGCGGCGTTCCGGGCATTCACTTCTACACGCTCAACAAATCCCCCGCGACCCGCATGATTCTGGGCGCCCTGAGGAGCCGTTCATGA
- a CDS encoding ADP-ribosylglycohydrolase family protein gives MVGLLRKPTDAQRLEGGVYGLLIGDALGVPYEFHPPSRLPPLEQLEFEPPEGFSRAHAGVPPGTWSDDGAQANCLLASLLYREQLDLEDLGRRLVNWYELGYMAVDNHVFDVGIQTRSALSEFRAGTPGHLSGPRGERDNGNGSLMRVLPLALWHGGTDEALVADAMRQSLVTHGHLRSQVCCALYCLWARRTWEGVTHPWEEAVASFHRLFPEGTAPREELDIHVRPLAPEAGKGSGYVVDCLLSARDCLRAGATYEQVVKAAVALGHDTDTTAAVAGGIAGIREGVEAIPGRWLAALRGRELVDPMVTALRELRARKPS, from the coding sequence ATGGTGGGGTTGCTTCGGAAGCCAACGGACGCGCAGCGGCTGGAGGGTGGGGTGTATGGACTCCTGATTGGGGATGCGCTGGGCGTCCCGTACGAGTTCCACCCGCCCTCCCGGCTGCCCCCTCTGGAGCAGCTCGAGTTCGAGCCGCCCGAGGGCTTCTCCCGCGCCCACGCCGGGGTGCCGCCGGGCACGTGGTCCGACGATGGCGCCCAGGCCAACTGCCTGTTGGCCTCGTTGCTGTACCGGGAGCAGCTGGACCTGGAGGACCTCGGGCGGCGGCTCGTGAACTGGTACGAGCTGGGCTACATGGCCGTGGACAACCATGTCTTCGACGTGGGCATCCAGACCCGGAGCGCCCTCTCGGAGTTCCGGGCGGGCACCCCGGGGCACCTGTCCGGCCCCCGGGGCGAGCGGGACAACGGCAATGGCTCCCTGATGCGGGTGCTGCCGCTGGCGCTCTGGCACGGGGGGACCGATGAGGCGCTCGTGGCGGATGCCATGCGGCAGTCCCTGGTGACGCACGGCCACCTGCGCTCGCAGGTGTGTTGCGCGCTGTACTGTCTCTGGGCCCGGAGGACGTGGGAGGGCGTGACGCACCCGTGGGAGGAGGCCGTGGCCTCGTTCCACCGGCTGTTTCCCGAGGGAACCGCGCCCCGGGAGGAGCTGGACATCCACGTGCGGCCCCTCGCGCCGGAGGCCGGCAAGGGCTCCGGGTACGTGGTGGACTGTCTGCTCTCGGCGCGGGACTGCCTGAGGGCCGGGGCCACCTATGAGCAGGTGGTGAAGGCCGCCGTGGCGCTGGGCCACGACACCGACACCACCGCCGCCGTGGCCGGGGGCATCGCGGGGATTCGCGAGGGCGTCGAGGCCATCCCCGGGCGCTGGCTCGCGGCGCTCCGGGGCAGGGAGCTCGTGGACCCGATGGTCACGGCGCTGCGGGAGCTCAGGGCGCGAAAGCCTTCCTGA
- the folD gene encoding bifunctional methylenetetrahydrofolate dehydrogenase/methenyltetrahydrofolate cyclohydrolase FolD, producing the protein MAQLIDGKAVAARVRAEVQADVERFKAARGLVPGLAVVRVGEDPASKIYVTGKKKAAEEVGFRSWEHHLREDISQEALLVRVRQLNEDPSVHGILVQLPLPKHIDAERIISAVSPEKDVDGFHPVNAGLLSLGQPGLRPCTPLGAMRLLEEAGCAPAGKRAVVVGRSNIVGKPMALMLLQADATVTVCHRKSDLPREVAQADILVVAVGVPELIQGEWLKPGAVVIDVGMNRKPDGKLVGDVAFQAASQRASAITPVPGGVGPMTIAMLMRNTLIAASGGV; encoded by the coding sequence ATGGCCCAGTTGATCGATGGCAAGGCAGTCGCGGCGCGGGTCCGGGCGGAGGTCCAGGCGGACGTCGAGCGGTTCAAGGCCGCGCGGGGACTCGTCCCGGGGCTCGCCGTGGTCCGGGTGGGGGAGGATCCCGCCTCGAAAATCTACGTCACGGGCAAGAAGAAGGCGGCCGAGGAGGTGGGCTTCCGCTCCTGGGAGCACCACCTGCGGGAGGACATCTCCCAGGAGGCCCTGCTCGTCCGGGTGCGGCAGCTCAACGAGGACCCCTCCGTCCACGGTATCCTCGTGCAGCTCCCGCTGCCCAAGCACATCGACGCGGAGCGCATCATCTCCGCCGTGAGCCCGGAGAAGGACGTGGATGGCTTCCACCCGGTGAACGCGGGCCTGCTGTCGCTGGGGCAGCCCGGGCTGAGGCCCTGCACGCCCCTGGGGGCCATGCGGCTGCTGGAGGAGGCGGGCTGCGCGCCCGCGGGCAAGCGGGCCGTGGTGGTGGGGCGCAGCAACATCGTGGGCAAGCCCATGGCGTTGATGCTGCTTCAGGCGGACGCCACGGTGACGGTCTGCCACCGCAAGAGCGACCTGCCCCGCGAGGTGGCGCAGGCGGACATCCTGGTCGTCGCGGTGGGGGTGCCCGAGCTCATCCAGGGCGAGTGGCTCAAACCCGGCGCGGTGGTCATCGACGTGGGGATGAACCGCAAGCCGGATGGGAAGCTGGTGGGGGACGTGGCGTTTCAGGCCGCGTCCCAGCGGGCCTCGGCCATCACCCCGGTTCCCGGGGGCGTGGGCCCGATGACCATCGCGATGCTGATGCGCAACACGCTCATCGCCGCCTCGGGCGGCGTGTAG
- a CDS encoding cation diffusion facilitator family transporter — MERNRKVRRVLAAMLAANWAVAVAKLAFGLLNRSASVTADGIHSFIDGSSNILGLVAMTAAARPADEDHPYGHGKFEAIASLGIGAMISIAMVELGRMAIDTLIHGRHPEVTPTMAVVMLLTLGVNLVVTRVERHYGHQLKSTLLLADANHTLSDVYVTLAVLLSLALVWLGYPSADGVIALVVMVFVARVAYDIIRQAVGILSDTARLDVTQVCELTLSVPGVRSCRDVRSRGMEDSVYVDLKIEVDPQLSTAQAHEVADRVEEKLHTAYSQVVDVVIHVEPAPARLSKASS, encoded by the coding sequence ATGGAGCGGAACCGGAAGGTCCGCCGGGTGCTGGCAGCCATGCTCGCGGCGAACTGGGCCGTGGCCGTGGCCAAGCTGGCCTTCGGACTGCTCAACCGCTCCGCCTCGGTGACGGCGGACGGCATCCACTCGTTCATCGACGGCAGCTCCAACATCCTGGGGCTGGTGGCCATGACGGCGGCGGCCCGGCCCGCGGACGAGGACCACCCCTACGGCCACGGCAAGTTCGAGGCCATCGCCTCGCTGGGCATCGGGGCGATGATCAGCATCGCCATGGTGGAGCTGGGCCGGATGGCCATCGACACGCTCATCCACGGCCGGCACCCCGAGGTGACGCCCACGATGGCGGTGGTCATGCTGCTCACCCTGGGGGTCAACCTCGTCGTCACCCGCGTGGAGCGCCACTACGGGCACCAGCTCAAGAGCACGCTGCTGCTGGCGGATGCCAACCACACGCTCTCGGACGTATACGTCACGCTGGCGGTGCTGCTGTCGCTGGCGCTCGTGTGGCTGGGCTACCCCAGCGCGGACGGGGTGATTGCCCTGGTCGTCATGGTGTTCGTGGCGCGGGTGGCCTACGACATCATCCGGCAGGCGGTGGGCATTCTGTCGGACACGGCGCGGCTGGACGTGACGCAGGTCTGCGAGCTGACCCTGAGCGTGCCCGGGGTGCGCTCCTGCCGCGACGTGCGCAGCCGGGGCATGGAGGACAGCGTCTACGTGGACCTGAAGATCGAGGTGGACCCTCAGCTCTCCACGGCCCAGGCGCACGAGGTGGCCGACCGGGTGGAGGAGAAGCTGCACACCGCCTACTCCCAGGTGGTGGATGTGGTCATCCACGTGGAGCCCGCCCCCGCCCGGCTCTCGAAGGCCTCGAGCTGA
- a CDS encoding Smr/MutS family protein, whose product MSSHRNGPPKKKEEGFNNNPFKDAIKSLQKKEKAPEPAKAKAPPPPPPKKKVPLEEDDASLFYAAMDGVAQITNRGEAPKPNPRLPEIIDENAEALAQLSELVAGQEGEFDFNGSEEFIEGAAPGTDRNLLRALRRGDFSCQAQLDLHGMTQVAAKQAVEQFLITSQRAKKRCVLIVHGRGLNSKDQIPVLKEGLKGWLSQKRIGKMVLAFATARPQDGGAGAVYVLLRR is encoded by the coding sequence ATGAGCAGCCACCGCAACGGCCCTCCCAAGAAGAAGGAAGAGGGCTTCAACAACAACCCCTTCAAGGACGCGATCAAGTCGCTCCAGAAGAAGGAGAAGGCCCCCGAGCCCGCCAAGGCCAAGGCCCCGCCTCCCCCTCCCCCCAAGAAGAAGGTCCCCCTGGAGGAGGACGATGCCTCCCTCTTCTACGCCGCCATGGACGGGGTGGCGCAGATCACCAACCGCGGGGAGGCCCCCAAGCCCAACCCGCGCCTGCCGGAGATCATCGACGAGAACGCCGAGGCGCTCGCCCAGCTCTCGGAGCTCGTCGCCGGGCAGGAGGGGGAGTTCGACTTCAACGGCTCGGAGGAGTTCATCGAGGGGGCCGCCCCGGGCACGGACCGGAACCTGTTGCGCGCGCTGCGCCGCGGGGACTTCTCCTGCCAGGCCCAGCTGGATCTCCACGGCATGACGCAGGTGGCCGCCAAGCAGGCCGTCGAGCAGTTCCTCATCACCAGCCAGCGCGCCAAGAAGCGGTGCGTGCTCATCGTCCACGGGCGAGGGTTGAACTCGAAGGACCAGATCCCCGTGCTCAAGGAAGGGCTCAAGGGGTGGCTGAGTCAGAAACGCATCGGAAAGATGGTGCTGGCGTTCGCCACCGCACGTCCCCAGGACGGGGGCGCGGGGGCCGTCTACGTGCTGCTCCGCCGGTAG
- the gcvP gene encoding aminomethyl-transferring glycine dehydrogenase → MSLNWKYQESFAGRHIGPDEHELKSMLEALGASSLDAFIGQVVPSAIRSPEPLRLGAAQDEHELLAVLEGIAAKNQLFKSFIGLGYFDTHTPNVILRNIFQNPGWYTQYTPYQAEIAQGRLEALLNYQTMVMDLTGLEVANASMLDEGTAAAEAMALALNVKGEKGGAFFVSDTCHPQTLDVVRTRAEPLGVEVVVGDHRTVDLASKKFFGALVQYPATDGVVHDYRAFASEVHAFGGLLIMATDLLALTLLTPPGELGADVAVGSAQRFGVPMGYGGPHAAFFATKSAYTRLMPGRLIGVSEDAQGRRALRMALQTREQHIRREKATSNICTAQVLLAVIAGMYAVYHGPKGLKAIAERVHGLTTLLAKGLEKLGHKPKHAEFFDTLRVELTPQQVRAVLAGAESKGLNFRRIDERSIGLSLDETTRPSDVETLLSVFGAWQSQGSSLESLGEGLVSPVQAGLQRKSAYLTHQVFNSYHSETEMLRYIRRLESRDLSLTHSMIPLGSCTMKLNATAEMIPVTWPRFGGLHPFAPTSQAAGYKVIFEQLERMLSEVTGFAGCSLQPNAGSQGEYAGLLVIRAYHQNRGQGHRDVCLIPSSAHGTNPASAVMAGYQVVVTKCDDQGNIDIADLRARADEYKDRLAALMVTYPSTHGVFEEGIKEICALIHERGGQVYMDGANLNAQVGLMKPGQLGADVCHINLHKTFCIPHGGGGPGMGPICVAQHLTKFLPGHPVITTGGGEAIGAISAAPWGSASILLISWMYMSMMGGEGLTRATKVAILNANYVAKRLDAHYPVLYRGKTGGVAHECIVDLRPLKKTAGVEVEDVAKRLMDYGFHAPTVSFPVAGTLMIEPTESESQAELDRFCEAMISIREEIREIEEGKAPRDNNVLKNAPHTARVLTAPEWNRPYSREKAAFPARWVHESKFWPAVGRLNNVLGDRKLVCSCPPMEDYLTPVPPKAA, encoded by the coding sequence ATGTCCCTTAACTGGAAGTATCAGGAGTCCTTCGCCGGACGCCACATCGGCCCGGATGAGCACGAGTTGAAGTCGATGCTGGAGGCGCTCGGCGCCAGCTCGCTCGACGCGTTCATCGGCCAGGTGGTGCCTTCGGCCATCCGCTCCCCGGAGCCCCTGCGGCTGGGCGCCGCCCAGGATGAGCACGAGCTGCTGGCGGTGCTGGAGGGCATCGCGGCGAAGAACCAGCTCTTCAAGTCCTTCATCGGGCTGGGCTACTTCGACACGCACACCCCGAACGTCATCCTGCGCAACATCTTCCAGAACCCGGGCTGGTACACCCAGTACACCCCGTACCAGGCGGAGATCGCCCAGGGCCGGCTGGAGGCGCTGCTCAACTACCAGACGATGGTGATGGACCTGACGGGGCTGGAGGTGGCCAACGCCTCCATGCTCGATGAGGGCACCGCGGCCGCCGAGGCCATGGCCCTGGCCCTCAACGTCAAGGGCGAGAAGGGCGGCGCCTTCTTCGTCTCCGACACGTGCCACCCGCAGACGCTCGATGTGGTGCGCACCCGCGCCGAGCCCCTGGGCGTGGAAGTGGTGGTGGGCGACCACCGGACCGTGGACCTGGCCTCGAAGAAGTTCTTCGGCGCGCTCGTGCAGTACCCGGCCACCGATGGCGTGGTGCACGATTACCGGGCCTTCGCCTCCGAGGTTCACGCCTTCGGTGGCCTGCTCATCATGGCCACGGACCTGCTGGCCCTCACGCTGCTCACCCCGCCGGGAGAGCTGGGCGCGGACGTGGCGGTGGGCAGCGCCCAGCGCTTCGGCGTCCCCATGGGCTATGGCGGCCCGCACGCGGCCTTCTTCGCCACGAAGAGCGCCTACACGCGCCTGATGCCCGGCCGCCTCATTGGCGTGTCCGAGGATGCCCAGGGCCGGCGCGCGCTGCGCATGGCGCTCCAGACGCGCGAGCAGCACATCCGCCGCGAGAAGGCCACGAGCAACATCTGCACCGCGCAGGTGCTGCTGGCCGTCATCGCCGGCATGTACGCCGTCTACCACGGGCCCAAGGGGCTCAAGGCCATCGCGGAGCGCGTGCACGGGCTGACCACGCTCCTGGCGAAGGGGCTGGAGAAGCTTGGCCACAAGCCGAAGCATGCCGAGTTCTTCGACACCCTGCGCGTGGAGCTGACGCCGCAGCAGGTGCGCGCCGTGCTCGCCGGCGCCGAGTCGAAGGGGCTGAACTTCCGCCGCATCGACGAGCGCTCCATCGGCCTGTCCCTGGACGAGACGACGCGCCCCTCCGATGTGGAGACCCTCCTCTCGGTGTTCGGCGCGTGGCAGTCGCAGGGCTCGAGCCTGGAGTCGCTGGGCGAGGGGCTCGTGAGCCCGGTGCAGGCGGGGCTTCAGCGCAAGAGCGCGTACCTCACGCACCAGGTCTTCAACAGCTACCACTCCGAGACGGAGATGCTGCGGTACATCCGCCGGCTCGAGTCGAGAGACCTGTCGCTCACGCACTCGATGATTCCGCTGGGCTCCTGCACCATGAAGCTCAACGCCACGGCGGAGATGATCCCCGTCACGTGGCCGCGCTTCGGCGGGCTGCACCCCTTCGCGCCCACCTCGCAGGCGGCCGGCTACAAGGTCATCTTCGAGCAGCTGGAGCGCATGCTGTCGGAGGTGACGGGCTTCGCGGGCTGCTCGCTGCAGCCCAACGCCGGCAGCCAGGGCGAGTACGCGGGCTTGCTGGTCATCCGCGCGTACCACCAGAACCGGGGGCAGGGGCACCGGGACGTGTGCCTCATCCCGTCCTCCGCGCACGGCACCAACCCGGCCTCGGCGGTCATGGCCGGCTACCAGGTGGTGGTCACCAAGTGCGATGACCAGGGCAACATCGACATCGCGGACCTGCGCGCCCGGGCGGACGAGTACAAGGACCGGCTCGCGGCGCTGATGGTGACGTACCCGTCCACCCACGGCGTGTTCGAGGAGGGCATCAAGGAGATCTGCGCCCTCATCCACGAGCGCGGCGGCCAGGTGTACATGGACGGGGCGAACCTGAACGCCCAGGTGGGGCTGATGAAGCCGGGGCAGCTCGGCGCGGACGTCTGCCACATCAACCTGCACAAGACGTTCTGCATCCCGCACGGCGGTGGCGGCCCGGGCATGGGCCCCATCTGCGTGGCGCAGCACCTGACGAAGTTCCTGCCTGGCCACCCGGTCATCACCACGGGCGGCGGGGAGGCCATCGGCGCCATCTCGGCGGCGCCGTGGGGCAGCGCCAGCATCCTGCTCATCTCGTGGATGTACATGTCGATGATGGGCGGGGAGGGGCTCACGCGGGCCACGAAGGTGGCCATCCTCAACGCCAACTACGTGGCGAAGCGGCTGGATGCGCACTACCCGGTGCTCTACCGCGGCAAGACGGGCGGCGTGGCGCACGAGTGCATCGTGGACCTGCGGCCGCTGAAGAAGACCGCGGGCGTCGAGGTGGAGGACGTGGCCAAGCGGCTCATGGACTACGGCTTCCACGCGCCCACGGTGTCCTTCCCCGTGGCGGGCACGCTGATGATCGAGCCCACGGAGAGCGAGTCCCAGGCGGAGCTGGACCGCTTCTGCGAGGCGATGATCTCCATCCGCGAGGAGATCCGCGAAATCGAAGAGGGCAAGGCGCCCCGGGACAACAACGTCCTGAAGAACGCCCCCCACACCGCGCGCGTGCTGACGGCGCCCGAGTGGAACCGCCCCTACTCGCGCGAGAAGGCCGCGTTCCCCGCCAGGTGGGTCCACGAGAGCAAGTTCTGGCCCGCCGTGGGCCGGCTCAACAACGTGCTCGGGGACCGCAAGCTGGTCTGCTCCTGCCCGCCGATGGAGGACTACCTCACGCCGGTGCCTCCCAAGGCCGCTTAG
- the gcvH gene encoding glycine cleavage system protein GcvH produces the protein MSESVPAGLKYTQDHEWARPQGNVIVVGVTHHAQEALGEVVYVELPKVGATLTAGKQFGVIESTKAVSELFSPLNGKVTKVNDTLTDSPFTVNTDPYGAGWILEVEPSDPKQLDGLLSPEAYSDLLKKA, from the coding sequence ATGTCTGAATCCGTTCCCGCTGGCCTGAAGTACACCCAGGACCACGAGTGGGCCCGCCCTCAGGGCAACGTCATCGTGGTGGGCGTCACCCACCACGCCCAGGAGGCGCTGGGGGAGGTGGTCTACGTGGAGCTGCCGAAGGTGGGCGCCACCCTCACGGCCGGCAAGCAGTTTGGCGTCATCGAGTCCACCAAGGCCGTCTCCGAGCTGTTCTCTCCGCTCAACGGCAAGGTGACCAAGGTCAACGACACCCTCACCGACAGCCCCTTCACCGTGAATACGGACCCTTACGGGGCCGGGTGGATCCTCGAAGTCGAACCGTCGGATCCCAAGCAACTGGACGGGCTCTTGAGCCCCGAGGCGTACTCGGACCTGCTCAAGAAGGCCTAG
- a CDS encoding TerB family tellurite resistance protein: MIGLWMGGPLSIILCTFVGAVAGHFYDQANALPPEDPTEGLRERFGPPGLPEPLSRAALDDEAQEHFARHLCALFIEVARADGEVVRDEVRVAREYFQNELKYGPEALNLVRGHLKAFMARPPHLAESIAACREELPTADRLLLVDALYQLALTDGPLQRSEQETLRQIAQGLGLTEEDRQAVATRYLAVDDSQYARLGLTPEATDAEVKRAYRQLAAAHHPDRVTHLGQGAIEQATRRFHEIQQAYEEIRRLRGL; the protein is encoded by the coding sequence ATGATCGGGCTCTGGATGGGCGGCCCGCTGTCCATCATCTTGTGCACGTTCGTGGGCGCCGTGGCCGGCCACTTCTACGATCAGGCCAACGCCCTGCCCCCGGAGGACCCCACCGAGGGGTTGCGCGAGCGCTTCGGCCCGCCCGGCCTCCCGGAGCCCCTGTCCCGCGCGGCGCTCGACGATGAGGCCCAGGAGCACTTCGCCCGGCACCTGTGTGCCCTCTTCATCGAGGTGGCCCGGGCCGACGGCGAGGTCGTCCGGGACGAGGTGCGCGTGGCGCGCGAGTACTTCCAGAACGAGCTGAAGTACGGCCCCGAGGCGCTGAACCTCGTGCGCGGGCACCTCAAGGCGTTCATGGCCCGCCCGCCCCACCTGGCGGAGTCCATCGCCGCCTGCCGCGAGGAGCTGCCCACCGCGGACCGGCTCCTCCTGGTGGACGCGCTCTACCAGCTCGCCCTCACCGATGGCCCCCTCCAGCGCTCCGAGCAGGAGACCCTGCGGCAGATCGCCCAGGGCCTGGGGCTGACCGAGGAGGACCGGCAGGCCGTGGCCACCCGGTACCTCGCGGTGGACGACAGCCAGTACGCCCGGCTCGGGCTGACGCCCGAGGCCACGGACGCGGAGGTGAAGCGCGCCTACCGCCAGCTCGCCGCCGCCCACCACCCCGACCGCGTCACCCACCTGGGACAGGGAGCGATCGAGCAAGCCACCCGGCGCTTCCACGAGATTCAGCAGGCATATGAGGAAATCAGACGCCTGCGCGGGCTATAG
- a CDS encoding TonB family protein, giving the protein MTEGSQRRRRRQEGPGRLLLAFVLALLAHVAFVGVMLLLSHLQVSLPDAEKRLQKPPSAVSMRPLSSDQWAKNRGESKPSKAQAERPRAQEKKEEKKEEQKPNGQVVDVARGNEQKAPDAKYLAERDNKVDKETRAREQTPHYRNATPQRTAPQSREGTGQTEEQPQVAGNNGLGSDDAPMSQGQSKPSFELPNSRRKQEIALKTDPEQGPGMAVPNRSESDDVVGNSKRLRVQPGTGASDIEGSSGRAGLPGVASLMPSQAVMDKLIGAAPNDHLRDVEEGDGTYLNTREWKYASFFNRVKQNVGMHWNPGSQLQRRDPTGAIYSGKDRYTLLNITLDQKGMVRDIQIEKSSGLDFLDLEAISSFQRAQPFPNPPAGLLDSDAQVNFSFGFFMEMGGGPGMRLFRRSH; this is encoded by the coding sequence ATGACCGAAGGCTCCCAGAGGCGGCGGCGCAGGCAGGAAGGGCCGGGACGGCTCCTGCTGGCGTTCGTGCTCGCCCTGCTGGCGCACGTGGCCTTCGTGGGTGTGATGCTCCTGCTCTCCCACCTCCAGGTGTCGCTGCCGGATGCCGAGAAGCGCCTTCAGAAGCCGCCCAGCGCCGTCTCGATGCGCCCGTTGAGCTCCGACCAGTGGGCGAAGAACCGGGGCGAGTCCAAGCCGTCGAAGGCCCAGGCCGAGCGCCCCCGCGCCCAGGAGAAGAAGGAGGAAAAGAAGGAAGAGCAGAAGCCCAACGGCCAGGTGGTGGACGTGGCCCGGGGCAACGAGCAGAAGGCCCCGGACGCGAAGTACCTGGCCGAGCGCGACAACAAGGTGGACAAGGAGACCCGGGCCCGGGAGCAGACGCCCCACTACCGGAACGCCACCCCCCAGCGCACCGCACCCCAGTCGCGCGAGGGCACCGGGCAGACCGAGGAGCAGCCCCAGGTGGCGGGCAACAACGGGCTGGGCTCGGACGACGCGCCCATGAGCCAGGGCCAGAGCAAGCCCTCCTTCGAGCTGCCCAACTCGCGGCGCAAGCAGGAGATCGCCCTGAAGACGGACCCCGAGCAGGGCCCGGGGATGGCGGTGCCCAACCGCTCCGAGAGCGACGACGTGGTGGGCAACTCCAAGCGCCTGCGCGTGCAGCCAGGCACGGGGGCCAGCGACATCGAAGGCTCCTCCGGACGGGCGGGGCTGCCGGGCGTGGCCAGCCTGATGCCCTCCCAGGCGGTGATGGACAAGCTCATCGGCGCCGCGCCGAACGATCACCTCCGGGACGTGGAGGAAGGCGACGGCACGTACCTCAACACCCGCGAGTGGAAGTACGCGAGCTTCTTCAACCGCGTGAAACAGAACGTGGGCATGCACTGGAATCCGGGCAGCCAGCTGCAGCGCAGAGACCCCACGGGCGCCATCTACAGCGGCAAGGACCGCTACACGCTGCTCAACATCACCCTGGACCAGAAGGGCATGGTGCGCGACATCCAGATCGAAAAGTCCAGCGGGCTGGACTTCCTGGACCTGGAGGCCATCTCGTCCTTCCAGCGCGCCCAGCCCTTCCCCAACCCTCCCGCGGGGCTGCTCGACTCGGACGCCCAGGTGAACTTCTCCTTCGGCTTCTTCATGGAGATGGGGGGCGGCCCGGGGATGCGCCTCTTCCGCCGTTCTCACTGA
- the gcvT gene encoding glycine cleavage system aminomethyltransferase GcvT, whose protein sequence is MALRTPLNEAHRKLGARMVDFVGWDMPVQYSSVIAEHEAVRQAVGLFDVSHMGEIEFTGPGALETANRLISNDLARCQDGQALYAGLLTPEGTFVDDVVAYRFSPERIFICVNSSNRAKDFAWMSEHAQGVKPVDRSDEFAQIAVQGPKAEGLVQRLTKTEVSKARVDTYRFTEGEVAGVKCIISRTGYTGEDGFELYCAPDRAEALWNALLEAGQADGVKPCGLGARDSLRTEMKYALYGNDIDDAHTALEAGLGWIVKLDKAGGFTGKQALEKQKAEGVKRKLVGFELTGSGIPRHGYPILHEGQRVGEVTSGTMGPSVKKPIGMGYVPAALAAEGATFDVEIRGRPVAARVVKTPFWKKP, encoded by the coding sequence ATGGCCTTGCGCACGCCCCTCAACGAGGCCCACCGTAAGCTGGGCGCTCGGATGGTCGATTTCGTGGGCTGGGACATGCCCGTTCAGTACTCCTCCGTCATCGCCGAGCACGAGGCGGTCCGCCAGGCGGTGGGGCTCTTCGATGTCTCCCACATGGGGGAGATTGAATTCACCGGCCCGGGCGCCCTGGAGACCGCCAACCGGCTCATCTCCAACGACCTGGCCCGCTGCCAGGACGGACAGGCCCTCTACGCGGGCCTGCTGACCCCGGAAGGCACGTTCGTGGACGACGTGGTCGCCTACCGGTTCTCCCCCGAGCGCATCTTCATCTGCGTCAACTCGAGCAACCGCGCCAAGGACTTCGCCTGGATGAGCGAGCACGCCCAGGGCGTGAAGCCCGTGGACCGCAGCGACGAGTTCGCGCAGATCGCCGTGCAGGGCCCCAAGGCCGAGGGCTTGGTGCAGCGCCTGACGAAGACGGAGGTCTCCAAGGCCCGGGTGGACACCTACCGCTTCACCGAGGGCGAGGTGGCTGGAGTCAAGTGCATCATCTCCCGGACCGGGTACACGGGCGAGGACGGCTTCGAGCTGTACTGCGCGCCGGACCGCGCCGAGGCGCTGTGGAACGCGCTCCTGGAGGCCGGCCAGGCCGACGGGGTGAAGCCGTGTGGCCTGGGGGCCCGCGACAGCCTGCGCACGGAGATGAAGTACGCCCTGTACGGCAACGACATCGATGATGCGCACACGGCCCTGGAGGCGGGCCTGGGGTGGATCGTCAAGCTCGACAAGGCCGGGGGCTTCACGGGCAAGCAGGCCCTGGAGAAGCAGAAGGCCGAGGGCGTGAAGCGCAAGCTGGTGGGCTTCGAGCTGACCGGCAGCGGCATTCCCCGCCACGGCTACCCCATCCTCCACGAGGGCCAGCGCGTGGGCGAGGTTACCAGCGGCACCATGGGCCCCTCCGTCAAGAAGCCCATTGGCATGGGCTACGTGCCCGCGGCGCTGGCCGCCGAGGGCGCTACCTTCGATGTGGAAATCCGGGGCCGTCCCGTGGCGGCCCGTGTGGTCAAGACGCCTTTCTGGAAGAAGCCTTAA